Below is a window of Virgibacillus sp. NKC19-3 DNA.
CGAATATACATGGATTAGTTGAAGAGATAAAAGATCAGTCTGAATTGGATCAACTTGTCAAAGAAATGGAGTTAAAACACCTGCAGAATCAAATGAACCCACATTTTTTATTTAATACATTAAATACCATTTCAAAGATGGCTTACTTAGAGGATGCTAAATCAACCTCGAGGCTCATTGATGCGGTGGCAGGCCTGCTTCGGCATAATTTAGGACAGATGGATACAACAATTTCATTAAGGAATGAAGTAGAGGTAGTAAAGAACTATTTTCATATTCAAAAAATACGTTTTTCTGAACGGATCCGATTTGAATGGAACATTGATGAGAATTGCCTGGAGATCGAGGTGCCAAGGCTGATCTTGCAGCCATTGGTTGAAAATGCTTTTATACATGGAATTGAGGAAAACGAGAATGGAGGCGCTATCACATTACAAATTTATGAATTGACGGAAAATATCATAATAGAAGTTCAGGATGATGGGGCTGGGATGAAGCAGGATACTGTTAAACGGCTATTGTCTTTATCTAATTTGGAAGAAGTGCATGTGGGTCATTCGACAGGGATAGGCTTAACGAACGTCATTCGACGACTTCAGTTACATTATCAATTGGATCATGTGGTGGAGATTGAATCGGAACAAGGGGAAGGGACGACAATTCGGTTGGTGTTACCTAAAAAATAACAACGGAGAGGATTCGTATGCACATATTGATTGCAGAAGATGAATTATTGGAGCGAAAAGCATGTAAGAAATTCATTGAAGACAACTTTCATCATATGCTTGTTGTCGGAGAGGCTGAAAATGGAAGGAAAGCTATTGAGTTAGCTGAGAAGACCAATCCGGATATTATTTTTATGGATATCAAGATGCCAGGTATTGATGGGTTAACGGCCATTAAGGAGATCCACAAGTCTCAACCACAGACCAAATTTATATTGCTTTCCGCCTATGATTCGTTCGACTATGCGAAAGAAGCGATGCGGTTTGGGATTAAGGATTATATTTTAAAACCTGGGAAAAGGGAAGAAATGATGAAAACAATAGAACGGGTGGAAAGAGAAATTGAAGAGGAACAGGAGAAAAGAAGAAAAGAAAGTGCACTTTTGAAGGAAAAATTTATAATAAAATTGATGCAACCTGCCTCCTTTGATGAAGAGATGATCGAACTACAAAAAGCGTTATTTCCTGACATGAAAAGTGGCTGTTTTTTCGTGATAAAGCCAACGGTTGATAATCATCTAGAATCTATTAAGAACGCTATTAAAGCAATGATTTCACATTCTACTATAGTACTTCAAACCCGGGAAGTTACGGTTATATGTATGATTGCACCAACGATACTTGAAAAGTCAGCGATATTAACATTAGCTAGAAAGCTAAATTATGAACTTGATGACAAGCTGTTCATTGGAATGGGTTTTCCATACATTTCTTTAGATAATCTCTCGAAATCCTATTTTGAAGCATATGAGGCTTGTTTACTTCTAGCTTCAGAGAACAACAGAAAATACGGATTCCTTCAAACAAATCATTCACGACGAAATGAAGAAAGTCCTATTACTCAAATAGGTCATATGGTTGAAAAGGGACATAGTAATGGTGCAAAAATGTATTTTAAAAAATATCAGGAAACGCTGACAGATAGTGAAAAAGAAGCACTGTATATGGAGCTAAAAATGATATTCACGACGCATGATATTGCTATGCCTAGATATTCATTTACTTCACTGCAAACGGATCAGGATTGGTACTCCTTTCTTCATTTATGCTGTATGAAACTAAGTGAATTTCATCAGTCGAAACAATATGGTTTTCAGGCAAGAAAATACATCCTTGCGCATTTCGCAGAAACAATAACATTGGAAAATGTTGCAGCTTCCGTGAATTTAAGTCCGAATTATTTATCGAATCTGTTTAAGCAGGAATTCGGGGAGACCTTTATTGATTTTGTAACAAAGGTTCGTTTGCAAAAAGCAAAAGAATTAATGGAGCTTAATTGGTATTCCTTAAAAGAAATTAGTTTCATGGTCGGGTATAATGATCCAAATTATTTTAGTCGAGTTTTTAAAAAATATTATCATGAATCTCCGAAGCAGTTTCAACAAGGTATCTTTGAAAAGTGAAGAAAAACGTAAAATAATACAGTTTATTTCACCCATGAAATGGCTTCACTTTTTTTATAATAGATAATGGGAGTGATATCAATAAGAGGGGGAGTTATTCGTGAAGAAAGTATATGGGATAGTCATATTTGTTGCACTTGTACTCTTGATAGCTGCATGTAGTGCGGATTCGTCAGGTGACATGGAATCAGACGGTGGTTCGGATGAAAATGAAAGCAGCGATAGTTCAAGTGGTGAAGTGGAAATCTTCAGTTGGTGGACTGGAGCTGGAGAAGAAGATGGATTACTTGCATTTATTGATTTATTCGAAGAGAAACATCCGGACATTACGGTTGAAAATGCAGCAGTAGCTGGCGGTGCGGGAACGAATGCCAAAGCAGTGCTGGCAACACGAATGCAAGGAAATGATCCGCCATCAACATTTCAAGTACATGGTGGCGAGGAACTGAACAAAAGTTGGGTTGCCGCAGATAAAATGGAGCCATTAAATGATTTGTTTGAAGAAAATGAGTGGATGGATAAATTTCCTGAAGAATTAATTGAGCTAGTAAGTGAGGGTGATGACATTTACTCTGTACCTGTAAATATTCACCGTGGGAATGTTTTCTTCTATAATATGGAAATATTTGAAGAGAATGATATTGAGGTACCTACATCTTTTGATGAATTTTTTGCCGCGGCGGAGCAATTAGAGGAAGCTGGTATAACCCCAATCGCATTAGGCGACAAAGAATCATGGCCTGCAACACAGGTTTTTGAAAACATTCTCTTAGGTGTCTTAGGGCCAGATGATTACCAAAATCTTTTTGCAGGTGAAATTGAATTTGATGATGAACGGGTTGTGGAAGCGATAGAAATCTTCGGGCAAATGCTTGATTATGTGAACGAGGATCATGCATCCCGTAATTGGCAAGATGCTGCTCAGCTTGTCGCAAGTGGTGAAGCTGCGATGATTAATATGGGCGACTGGGCAAAAGGCTATTTTGCAAATGATTTGGATTTGGAAACAAATGAAGACTTTGGGTATTTTCCATTTCCGGATACGGATGGTGAATTTCAGGTAATCACGGATACATTCGGATTACCAAAAGGGGTGGAGAACACAGAAGAAGTTGAGAAATTCTTGACAGAATTTGGATCCGTAGAAGGTCAGGATACGTTCAACCCTTTAAAAGGGGGAATTCCTGCTCGAGTAGATGCCGATCCGGAAGAATATGATGAATACGGGAAAGATGCAATGGAAGATTTCACGAATTCCAGATTAGTACCAAGTCTCGCACATGGATCAGCGGCATCGGAAGGATTTTTAACAAAAGCGAATCAAGCTGTAAACATATTTGTGACACAAGGAGATATTGATAATTTTATTCAAGCGTTAGAAAACGCAGCACCTGAGATGTAGTGAATAATTTTCTAGGAGGCTGTCTCTTGACGGCCTCCTATTCATTAAGCCTTAATGTCAGGAGGGTATGTATGGCGAAAGGTACACAGATAAAGAACAAGCGAAAAATTTCAAAAGATCAATGGACAGCGATATGTTTTTTGATTCCATCCCTTTTTCTTATTCTTGTTTTTGTTTATGGGTTTATCGGGTGGACGGGATATGTTTCGTTAAGTAATTATAATTCACTGGTACCGGATTTTTCATTTGCAGGACTAAAAAATTATATCTATTTATTCCAGGATTTCAGGTTCCAGTCGGATTTGCGTAATACATTATTTTTCACTATTTTCTTTATTGGTATGGTTATTGTAATGGGGCTGGGCTTAGCCATATTAATCGATCAGAAGCTAAAAGGGGAAACGATTTTCCGTAATATTTTTCTATTTCCGATGGCTTTATCTTTTGTCGTTACGGGAGTTGTATGGCAATGGTTACTGAATCCTTCTACCGGATTTAATCAGTTTTTACAGGTGTTTGGAATCCAACCAAAATGGTATACGGATACAAATATTCTGGCAGGTTTTGAGTGGGGAAATATTGAATTTGGTTTACCAATTGCTATTATAGCGGTGGTTATTGCTGCAGTATGGCAAATGACAGGCTTTTCCCTAGCAATGTATTTAGCCGGATTGCGCGGAATCCCGGACGAACTACGCGAAGCGGCTCGTATGGACGGAGCAAGTGAGTTTCAAGTTTATCGAAAAGTTGTTTTGCCTATGCTTCTGCCAATTACAATGAGTGTTGTTATTATTATGGCACATATTTCCCTGAAAATATTTGATTTAATTTATGCGATGACAGGTCCAGGTGCTAATTTCGTTACCGATGTACCTGGCGTTTATATGTTTGAAACCACGTTTAGAGGAAATTATTATGCGAATGGCGCTGCGATAGCCATTATCATGTTACTCCTAGTGGCAGTATTTATTGTTCCATACTTATGGAGCAACAGAAAGGGTGATCGTTAATGGCGTCAGTTCCTTTTGGTAAAATAATTAAATATGCTTTGTTAATCTTTTTTGCGGTTATTTTTTTAATGCCTGTTTACGTGATTATTGTTACAAGTTTAAAGCCACTCGATGAAGTTTCGTTAGAGAGCATGTGGGCATTGCCGACATCGATAGATTTTAGTTCTTACGGGGCAGCTATT
It encodes the following:
- a CDS encoding response regulator transcription factor, which produces MHILIAEDELLERKACKKFIEDNFHHMLVVGEAENGRKAIELAEKTNPDIIFMDIKMPGIDGLTAIKEIHKSQPQTKFILLSAYDSFDYAKEAMRFGIKDYILKPGKREEMMKTIERVEREIEEEQEKRRKESALLKEKFIIKLMQPASFDEEMIELQKALFPDMKSGCFFVIKPTVDNHLESIKNAIKAMISHSTIVLQTREVTVICMIAPTILEKSAILTLARKLNYELDDKLFIGMGFPYISLDNLSKSYFEAYEACLLLASENNRKYGFLQTNHSRRNEESPITQIGHMVEKGHSNGAKMYFKKYQETLTDSEKEALYMELKMIFTTHDIAMPRYSFTSLQTDQDWYSFLHLCCMKLSEFHQSKQYGFQARKYILAHFAETITLENVAASVNLSPNYLSNLFKQEFGETFIDFVTKVRLQKAKELMELNWYSLKEISFMVGYNDPNYFSRVFKKYYHESPKQFQQGIFEK
- a CDS encoding carbohydrate ABC transporter permease; this translates as MAKGTQIKNKRKISKDQWTAICFLIPSLFLILVFVYGFIGWTGYVSLSNYNSLVPDFSFAGLKNYIYLFQDFRFQSDLRNTLFFTIFFIGMVIVMGLGLAILIDQKLKGETIFRNIFLFPMALSFVVTGVVWQWLLNPSTGFNQFLQVFGIQPKWYTDTNILAGFEWGNIEFGLPIAIIAVVIAAVWQMTGFSLAMYLAGLRGIPDELREAARMDGASEFQVYRKVVLPMLLPITMSVVIIMAHISLKIFDLIYAMTGPGANFVTDVPGVYMFETTFRGNYYANGAAIAIIMLLLVAVFIVPYLWSNRKGDR
- a CDS encoding ABC transporter substrate-binding protein; protein product: MKKVYGIVIFVALVLLIAACSADSSGDMESDGGSDENESSDSSSGEVEIFSWWTGAGEEDGLLAFIDLFEEKHPDITVENAAVAGGAGTNAKAVLATRMQGNDPPSTFQVHGGEELNKSWVAADKMEPLNDLFEENEWMDKFPEELIELVSEGDDIYSVPVNIHRGNVFFYNMEIFEENDIEVPTSFDEFFAAAEQLEEAGITPIALGDKESWPATQVFENILLGVLGPDDYQNLFAGEIEFDDERVVEAIEIFGQMLDYVNEDHASRNWQDAAQLVASGEAAMINMGDWAKGYFANDLDLETNEDFGYFPFPDTDGEFQVITDTFGLPKGVENTEEVEKFLTEFGSVEGQDTFNPLKGGIPARVDADPEEYDEYGKDAMEDFTNSRLVPSLAHGSAASEGFLTKANQAVNIFVTQGDIDNFIQALENAAPEM